One region of Candidatus Polarisedimenticolaceae bacterium genomic DNA includes:
- a CDS encoding S8 family serine peptidase produces the protein MRLRILPFVLLATLARATPPPADLSARGLRYAVVTVRHALSVDEHKQLESAGAVLLDSAGKGAYRIRFAPGAENAIRRLPFVDGFGAPTSERKIDPQLSLASNGPAPVAIRVVLDGGEPAQRVLDLLDGHDPRATAAGKDGAWRIVATVPGTALGALLDRLAALPEVEGIEPVRVIRALNQDAVWVHQSFVGPSPQQTPVFDHGIFGCGQIVGIADTAQDYDACFFRDTVNGPPPIATCSTPPCPAAAPAGNRRKDVLYYNWSGGPTGEEDTCPATTTGTSGHGTHTSGSIAGDAAPYADCAGFTTPGRNGGDGLAPGAKLVVEEMGDGFEYLNDLGGTLWNLTDVAFTTGARIHSNSWGGACYDVFGDCTPGCTMPYDSYARDADLAMWSHPDLLIVTAAGNGGAYCPAPISVGTPANAKNVLAVGSVGHGTAATTPSYFTSPGPVHDGRLAPAVAAQGESTVSAASDANLATNNCGTCSLDGSSMSAPTTAGLAALVREYYTTGFYATGARNPGSGFVPSGALLKATLIDGAVALGANTSDPDFTSGFGRIELDRTLAFTGGPFALRVDDRREGVTTGSVVSHAYDVAAGQPFRATLVWTDYPGALNADVARVNELKLEVVDPSGTTWFQTLDATSGLPVPTSNGALPHDTRNVEERLVFATPAPGRWIVRVRGIDVPFGPQPFALVVRGAMTDCPAPPAPPAPALGTPADHQVQVTWSPVSGAAGYNVYRSFGPCPGGPWVPVATAVAGTSFLDTTVSGGAAYSYVVTAASDPSAACESARSGCASVVPTGDCTLLPAFHGVREAVSDGLSACSVDVRWDPATAYCSGGLTYNVYRGTSSGFVPGPGNRVARCVSGTTFTDSVSLAYGTTYWYAVRAEDGTSGHGGPCHGGNEEANAVMAAVAPDGPPALGTWSDDAGDTGTAKMGAASPWSDDATGGHAAPHVYTGNSSSGICADLPTPTITLASPAQGPQLTFWTKHDLDYDPTGEIFGREGSVGQVEIATGPSFTGWTRVPLTPDYPETVDFPYNQCTTTQNPGNYFTGLHTTYTQYSASLANWAGGDVKIRFHLSGDLLYPGGHWWLDDLSVTQALVPGSCQSIAAGPPPVPDTMHASRSGTSVAITWDATQCPATAVNIYRGAIGSFASFNGGSCGLAPSGSATVAMPDNSWFLVVATDGGSTDGSYAKGVTGSELFYAGASSACPAIAAHVTNNACP, from the coding sequence ATGCGGTTACGCATCCTTCCCTTCGTCCTTCTCGCGACGCTCGCGCGAGCGACACCGCCGCCGGCTGATCTCAGCGCACGCGGTCTTCGATACGCGGTCGTCACGGTGCGACACGCGCTCTCGGTCGACGAGCACAAGCAGCTCGAGTCGGCGGGAGCGGTGCTCCTCGATTCTGCCGGCAAGGGGGCCTATCGCATCCGCTTCGCGCCCGGGGCGGAGAACGCGATCCGGCGGCTTCCGTTCGTGGACGGCTTCGGCGCGCCGACCTCCGAGCGGAAGATCGACCCACAGCTCTCCCTCGCGTCGAACGGGCCCGCGCCGGTCGCGATCCGTGTCGTCCTCGATGGCGGCGAGCCGGCGCAGCGCGTCCTCGATCTCCTCGACGGACACGATCCCCGTGCGACCGCGGCGGGGAAGGACGGTGCGTGGCGCATCGTCGCGACGGTCCCGGGGACAGCGCTCGGCGCGCTCCTCGATCGGCTCGCGGCGCTTCCCGAGGTCGAAGGGATCGAGCCGGTCCGCGTCATCCGCGCGCTGAACCAGGACGCGGTGTGGGTCCACCAGTCGTTCGTCGGGCCGTCGCCGCAGCAGACACCCGTCTTCGACCACGGCATCTTCGGCTGTGGCCAGATCGTGGGGATCGCCGACACGGCGCAGGACTACGACGCCTGCTTTTTTCGCGACACCGTCAATGGCCCGCCGCCGATCGCGACGTGCTCCACGCCGCCGTGCCCGGCCGCGGCGCCCGCGGGGAATCGCCGCAAGGACGTCCTCTACTACAACTGGTCGGGCGGCCCGACCGGCGAGGAAGACACCTGCCCCGCGACGACGACCGGCACGTCGGGGCACGGGACGCACACATCCGGCTCGATCGCCGGCGACGCGGCGCCGTACGCGGACTGCGCGGGGTTCACCACCCCGGGCCGGAACGGCGGCGACGGATTGGCGCCCGGCGCGAAGCTCGTCGTCGAGGAGATGGGCGACGGGTTCGAGTACCTCAACGACTTGGGCGGGACGCTGTGGAACCTCACGGACGTCGCCTTCACGACCGGCGCGCGCATCCACTCCAACTCGTGGGGCGGCGCTTGCTACGACGTCTTCGGCGACTGCACGCCGGGATGCACGATGCCGTACGACTCATACGCGCGCGACGCCGACCTCGCGATGTGGAGCCATCCGGACCTCCTCATCGTGACCGCGGCCGGGAACGGCGGCGCGTACTGTCCGGCGCCGATCTCGGTCGGCACGCCCGCGAATGCGAAGAACGTGCTCGCGGTCGGGTCGGTCGGTCATGGGACCGCGGCGACGACGCCTTCGTATTTCACGAGCCCGGGGCCGGTGCACGACGGCCGCCTCGCCCCCGCCGTCGCCGCGCAGGGCGAGTCGACGGTCTCGGCGGCCTCCGACGCGAACCTCGCGACGAACAACTGCGGGACCTGCTCGCTCGACGGCTCGTCGATGTCCGCGCCGACGACCGCAGGGCTCGCCGCGCTCGTGCGCGAGTACTACACCACCGGGTTCTACGCGACGGGGGCGCGCAACCCGGGGAGCGGTTTCGTCCCGTCCGGCGCGCTCCTCAAGGCGACCCTGATCGACGGCGCCGTCGCGCTCGGTGCCAACACGTCCGACCCCGACTTCACCTCCGGGTTCGGGCGCATCGAGCTCGACCGCACGCTCGCGTTCACGGGGGGCCCGTTCGCCCTCCGTGTCGACGACCGCCGTGAGGGAGTCACGACCGGGAGTGTCGTCTCGCACGCCTATGACGTCGCCGCCGGCCAGCCGTTCCGGGCGACCCTCGTCTGGACCGATTATCCCGGCGCCCTCAATGCCGACGTCGCGCGCGTCAACGAGCTGAAGCTCGAGGTCGTCGATCCCTCGGGCACGACCTGGTTCCAGACCCTCGATGCGACGTCCGGCCTGCCCGTTCCGACCTCGAACGGGGCGCTCCCGCACGACACACGGAACGTCGAGGAGCGCCTCGTCTTCGCGACGCCGGCTCCGGGCCGGTGGATCGTCCGCGTGCGCGGGATCGATGTGCCGTTCGGGCCGCAGCCGTTCGCGCTCGTCGTGCGCGGGGCGATGACCGACTGCCCCGCGCCGCCGGCGCCTCCGGCCCCTGCGCTCGGGACGCCGGCCGATCATCAGGTCCAGGTGACGTGGTCGCCGGTCTCGGGCGCAGCGGGCTACAACGTTTACCGCAGCTTCGGCCCGTGCCCCGGCGGACCGTGGGTGCCGGTGGCGACGGCGGTCGCGGGGACCTCGTTCCTCGACACGACGGTCTCGGGCGGCGCCGCCTACAGCTACGTCGTGACCGCGGCCTCCGATCCCTCGGCCGCGTGCGAGTCGGCGCGCTCCGGATGCGCGTCCGTCGTTCCGACGGGCGACTGCACGCTTCTGCCCGCGTTCCACGGTGTGCGCGAGGCAGTCAGCGACGGCTTGAGCGCTTGCTCCGTCGACGTGCGCTGGGATCCCGCGACGGCGTACTGCAGCGGCGGACTCACTTACAACGTGTACCGCGGGACGTCGAGCGGCTTCGTGCCCGGCCCGGGCAATCGCGTCGCGCGGTGCGTCTCAGGGACGACTTTCACCGATTCGGTGAGCCTCGCGTACGGGACGACCTACTGGTACGCCGTCCGCGCCGAGGACGGGACGAGCGGCCATGGCGGCCCCTGTCACGGCGGGAACGAAGAAGCCAACGCGGTAATGGCGGCCGTCGCTCCCGACGGGCCGCCGGCGCTCGGCACCTGGAGCGACGACGCCGGCGACACCGGCACCGCGAAGATGGGTGCGGCTTCACCTTGGTCCGACGATGCGACCGGCGGCCACGCCGCGCCGCACGTCTACACGGGCAACAGCTCCTCCGGCATCTGCGCCGACCTGCCGACGCCGACGATCACGCTCGCCAGCCCCGCACAGGGACCGCAGCTCACGTTCTGGACCAAGCACGACCTCGACTACGACCCGACCGGCGAGATCTTCGGTCGCGAAGGCTCGGTCGGGCAGGTCGAGATCGCGACCGGCCCGTCGTTCACCGGTTGGACCCGTGTGCCGCTCACGCCGGATTACCCCGAGACGGTCGACTTCCCGTACAACCAGTGCACGACGACGCAGAACCCGGGCAACTACTTCACCGGCCTCCACACGACGTACACGCAGTACTCGGCGTCGCTCGCCAACTGGGCCGGCGGCGACGTGAAGATCCGCTTCCACCTGTCCGGAGATCTCCTCTACCCCGGCGGCCACTGGTGGCTCGACGATCTCAGCGTGACGCAGGCGCTCGTCCCCGGCTCGTGCCAGTCGATCGCCGCGGGACCGCCGCCGGTTCCGGACACGATGCACGCGTCCCGAAGCGGCACGTCCGTGGCGATCACGTGGGACGCGACGCAATGCCCCGCCACCGCGGTCAACATCTACCGCGGCGCCATCGGGAGCTTCGCCTCGTTCAACGGCGGAAGCTGCGGGCTTGCGCCGTCGGGAAGCGCCACCGTGGCGATGCCCGACAACTCGTGGTTCCTCGTCGTCGCCACCGACGGTGGATCAACCGACGGCAGCTACGCGAAGGGCGTGACGGGCAGCGAGCTCTTCTACGCCGGCGCGTCCTCGGCCTGTCCGGCGATCGCGGCGCACGTCACGAACAACGCCTGCCCCTAG